A genome region from Micromonospora peucetia includes the following:
- a CDS encoding uridine kinase family protein — protein sequence MKHPHRVVLLAGPSGSGKSYIAQRTGLPVLCLDDFYKDGDDPTLPRENGVVDWESPRSWDAAAAVATITHLAREGRADVPVYAIGEDRRVTTRPFEVADSPLFVAEGIFAAEIVEECRRRGVLAGAYALRRPRGATFVRRLARDLAEQRKAPGLLVRRGLTLLRAEPAVLRRQTGLGAEAARAGEVLRGVAGLLAGHPHRS from the coding sequence ATGAAGCACCCTCATCGCGTTGTCCTGCTCGCCGGGCCCTCCGGGTCCGGAAAGTCGTACATAGCGCAGCGAACCGGCCTTCCGGTGCTCTGCCTGGACGACTTCTACAAGGACGGTGACGACCCCACGTTGCCACGAGAAAACGGCGTGGTGGACTGGGAGTCGCCCCGCTCCTGGGACGCCGCGGCAGCCGTGGCGACGATTACCCACCTGGCCAGGGAGGGCAGGGCCGATGTGCCGGTCTACGCCATCGGTGAGGACCGCCGGGTGACCACCCGGCCATTCGAGGTCGCCGATTCGCCACTTTTCGTGGCCGAAGGGATCTTCGCCGCCGAGATCGTCGAGGAGTGCCGCCGGCGCGGGGTCCTCGCCGGGGCGTACGCCCTGCGGCGGCCCCGGGGCGCGACCTTCGTCCGCCGGCTGGCCCGCGACCTCGCCGAACAGCGCAAGGCACCCGGGCTGCTGGTGCGTCGCGGCCTGACGCTGCTACGCGCCGAGCCGGCCGTGCTGCGCAGGCAGACCGGCCTGGGCGCCGAGGCGGCCCGGGCTGGCGAGGTGCTGCGTGGGGTGGCCGGCCTGCTCGCCGGCCACCCGCACCGGTCCTGA
- a CDS encoding GTP-binding protein, whose translation MSHRPPTPSGRVTSAKIVIAGGFGVGKTTLVGSVSEITPLTTEAIMTSAGVGVDDTRQVPGKTTTTVAMDFGRISIDRDLILYLFGTPGQTRFWFMWDELVRGAIGAVVLVDTRRLADCFAAIDFFEHRRLPYLVAINCFDGMQYHDPQDVRDALAISGDVPVVACDARNRESTKHVLISLVEYVLTMRRTRAVAPA comes from the coding sequence ATGTCGCACCGCCCGCCGACCCCGAGTGGGCGCGTGACGTCGGCGAAGATCGTTATCGCCGGGGGATTCGGCGTCGGCAAGACGACGCTGGTCGGCTCGGTCTCGGAGATCACGCCGCTGACGACCGAGGCCATCATGACCTCCGCCGGCGTGGGCGTCGACGACACCCGGCAGGTGCCGGGCAAGACGACGACCACGGTGGCGATGGACTTCGGCCGCATCTCGATCGACCGTGACCTGATTCTGTACCTGTTCGGTACGCCGGGTCAGACCCGGTTCTGGTTCATGTGGGACGAGTTGGTCCGCGGCGCGATCGGCGCGGTCGTGCTGGTGGACACCCGTCGGCTGGCCGACTGCTTCGCGGCGATCGACTTCTTCGAGCATCGGCGGCTGCCGTACCTGGTGGCCATCAACTGCTTCGACGGGATGCAGTACCACGACCCGCAGGACGTCCGGGACGCGCTCGCGATCTCCGGCGACGTGCCGGTGGTGGCCTGCGACGCCCGTAACCGGGAGTCGACGAAGCACGTGCTGATCTCGCTGGTCGAGTACGTGCTGACCATGCGGCGTACGCGCGCCGTCGCGCCGGCCTGA
- a CDS encoding ABC transporter substrate-binding protein — MATSATGPSAFTRRGLLAATAGTLLLSACGRGEAGEGDPVSTVTPGGQGLLIGASLELTGPGAALGVLQHRALEITLESLNAKGVPVGNLRRAVRLEVRDNTGDAALAARHATELARDTGVHALVGGTMAETSIALAGVAQKERVPLLSLAFGDGIVLPLAQRTYVYKMTPDAGDMARRLARLIASQRLSRVALLAAAGLHGDSGVRAMTGALRTAGVALASGTRLPRTGEDFRRAARAATGSRPDGVVVWATAPDSAAAVGALRRAGYDGPVFLDAGAVAEQTLEAGNAALMEGAHAVHPTSLGGAMLTNTTMSALDRKEFIYRYVQLHGGFSGFAPYASDAVQLIADAARLSTSVDRGRIRAFLQNQVTEGMAGMYSFTPIRHGGMDQGSLGIYTVSAGAWTRVS; from the coding sequence ATGGCGACATCGGCAACCGGCCCCTCCGCGTTCACCCGTCGTGGTCTGCTGGCCGCGACGGCGGGCACGCTCCTGCTCAGCGCCTGCGGGCGCGGCGAGGCGGGCGAGGGCGACCCGGTCAGCACGGTCACGCCAGGCGGCCAGGGGCTGCTGATCGGGGCCAGCCTGGAGCTGACCGGTCCCGGCGCCGCACTCGGCGTGCTACAGCACCGGGCGCTGGAGATCACCCTCGAATCGCTCAACGCCAAGGGCGTGCCGGTCGGCAACCTCCGCCGCGCCGTACGGCTGGAGGTTCGGGACAACACCGGCGACGCCGCGCTGGCGGCCCGGCACGCCACCGAACTGGCCCGCGACACCGGCGTGCACGCCCTGGTCGGCGGCACCATGGCCGAGACCTCGATCGCCCTGGCCGGGGTCGCGCAGAAGGAGCGGGTGCCGTTGCTCTCCCTCGCCTTCGGCGACGGGATCGTGCTGCCGCTGGCGCAGCGGACGTACGTCTACAAGATGACTCCGGACGCCGGCGACATGGCCCGGCGGCTCGCCCGGCTCATCGCCTCGCAGCGGCTGTCCCGGGTGGCGTTGCTGGCCGCGGCCGGCCTGCACGGCGACTCCGGCGTACGGGCGATGACAGGGGCCCTGCGTACGGCCGGGGTGGCGCTGGCCTCCGGCACCCGGCTGCCCCGCACCGGCGAGGACTTCCGCCGGGCGGCCCGGGCGGCGACGGGCTCCCGCCCCGACGGGGTGGTGGTGTGGGCGACCGCCCCGGACTCGGCCGCCGCCGTCGGGGCGCTGCGCCGGGCCGGCTACGACGGCCCGGTGTTCCTCGACGCGGGTGCGGTCGCCGAGCAGACCCTGGAGGCCGGGAACGCGGCCCTCATGGAGGGCGCGCACGCCGTCCATCCGACCTCGCTGGGCGGGGCGATGCTCACCAACACCACCATGTCGGCGTTGGACCGCAAGGAGTTCATCTACCGCTACGTCCAGCTGCACGGCGGATTCAGCGGCTTCGCCCCGTACGCGTCCGACGCGGTGCAGCTGATCGCCGACGCGGCGCGGCTCTCCACCAGCGTCGACCGTGGGCGGATCCGGGCGTTCCTGCAGAACCAGGTCACCGAGGGGATGGCGGGAATGTACTCCTTCACCCCCATCCGGCACGGCGGCATGGACCAGGGCTCGCTGGGCATCTACACCGTCAGCGCGGGTGCCTGGACGCGGGTGTCCTGA
- a CDS encoding PPOX class F420-dependent oxidoreductase, with protein sequence MNARLWELFGEHGRGVLVTLRRDGRPQLSNLDFLAEPGLIRCSTTADRAKVRNLRRDPRASLHVTTADGEAYAVAEGVVTLTPPAAAPDDASVEELVEVYRRIRGEHPDWAEYRAAMVADGRLVLRLAVNRVYGWRP encoded by the coding sequence GTGAACGCCCGGCTGTGGGAGCTGTTCGGGGAGCACGGCCGGGGCGTGCTGGTCACCCTGCGCCGCGACGGGCGGCCCCAGCTGTCCAACCTCGACTTCCTCGCCGAGCCCGGCCTGATCCGCTGCTCCACCACCGCCGACCGGGCCAAGGTGCGCAACCTGCGCCGAGATCCCCGGGCCAGCCTGCACGTCACCACCGCCGACGGCGAGGCGTACGCGGTCGCGGAAGGGGTGGTCACGCTCACCCCGCCGGCGGCGGCACCCGACGATGCCAGCGTCGAGGAACTGGTCGAGGTCTACCGGCGGATCCGCGGCGAGCACCCCGACTGGGCCGAATACCGGGCGGCGATGGTCGCCGACGGCCGGCTGGTGCTCCGGCTCGCCGTCAATCGGGTGTACGGCTGGCGTCCCTGA
- a CDS encoding transposase: protein MSREEDDAVALVRVYCGLASADPADRPASAGSTLTSAVVDDAGRLLHVCEIGDDPAGYARLVALLVERSGGPSGAAIAADSDDHTVTSLLSAAGRPLAIADDDSVDDFAERFADDDSLEEMQSPPAERHAVGLARALQAGALSAVTLPTPRDLAGYKQVLAAHAALASGRHSAAVTLREVLRELYPAALRAYPDPAEPVSLAVLDALPEPGMLSGAVGRGGDVPVAVEAVAARLAADGIADADEITDAVTALRVAISETPRRATVNRALTSAVAETVRQAVASVLACDAGCQALVDALNDRVGTPVVSAPGRRAATRHGEPLADVPGLAPTGGSLPGFPAAGGDLSGLAPTGGLRALRPAEPEPTPSGGRRSRPEPVPGVTPPPVPRPLGPPPVAPAPIAPPPIAPTPMMPAAVAGPPVSAPPARPGPLPSRIDGPTNRPVSAPPPPPPGITPIAPAQRGTVPPAEAGEPFRPTLTTAAIQNARAERQRTVIPPRPKTNGESATPTGGFSATDLNVPVPTPRPGQASASPAARAESAPPGSRANWPLVNNPEDPADSSAKNPVVGSYGDRGGRGVDAPTDPGAERRVTPPWLADDLPQEPPVLRLVEPPPLADRALLAGTGPTAEPQPETPPLRLVDREEAARSGRPAPRDERPGAEYRPAPPMERRPPPVSDEGDGDLLIFAQAKSAWFVGHDDESDMDWSTTADTGWQAAEQAARPAVGAETPAGLPKRVPQANLVPGSPLRDERPLRIVRDAASLAENTTGYFRGWRRGQEIGGFAVGGRPGREAAGGWDFTRDTGDRDDDREYEYRSAGYRS from the coding sequence GTGTCCCGGGAGGAGGACGACGCCGTGGCGCTCGTGCGCGTGTACTGCGGTCTGGCCTCGGCGGATCCGGCCGACCGACCGGCCTCGGCCGGTTCGACGCTGACGTCCGCTGTGGTCGACGACGCAGGCCGTCTGCTGCATGTCTGCGAGATCGGCGACGACCCCGCCGGATACGCCCGGCTGGTCGCGCTGCTCGTGGAGCGGTCGGGCGGGCCGAGCGGTGCGGCCATCGCCGCCGACAGCGACGACCACACGGTCACCTCGCTGCTCAGCGCCGCCGGTCGTCCACTGGCGATCGCCGACGACGACTCCGTCGACGACTTCGCCGAGCGGTTCGCCGACGACGACTCCCTGGAGGAGATGCAGTCGCCCCCGGCCGAGCGGCACGCGGTCGGACTGGCCCGCGCCCTGCAGGCCGGCGCCCTCTCCGCCGTCACCCTCCCGACCCCCCGGGACCTCGCCGGTTACAAGCAGGTCCTCGCCGCGCACGCCGCCCTGGCCAGCGGCCGGCACTCCGCCGCCGTCACGCTGCGCGAGGTGCTCCGCGAGCTCTACCCGGCCGCGTTGCGCGCCTACCCGGACCCGGCCGAGCCGGTCTCGCTGGCCGTGTTGGACGCGTTGCCCGAGCCCGGCATGCTGAGCGGCGCCGTCGGTCGCGGCGGCGATGTCCCGGTCGCCGTGGAGGCGGTCGCGGCGCGCCTCGCCGCCGACGGGATCGCCGACGCCGACGAGATCACCGACGCGGTGACCGCCCTGCGGGTGGCCATCAGCGAGACGCCCCGGCGTGCCACCGTGAACCGCGCCCTCACCTCCGCGGTCGCAGAGACCGTGCGGCAGGCGGTCGCCTCCGTCCTGGCCTGCGACGCCGGCTGCCAGGCCCTGGTCGACGCGCTCAACGACCGGGTCGGCACGCCCGTCGTGTCGGCCCCGGGCCGCCGCGCCGCCACCCGACATGGCGAACCGCTCGCCGACGTGCCCGGACTCGCCCCCACCGGCGGCAGCCTGCCCGGCTTCCCTGCTGCTGGCGGCGACCTGTCCGGACTCGCCCCCACCGGCGGCCTGCGTGCCCTGCGGCCCGCAGAGCCCGAGCCCACCCCGAGCGGTGGCCGCCGGAGCCGACCCGAGCCCGTCCCCGGTGTGACGCCGCCCCCGGTCCCCCGGCCGCTCGGCCCGCCGCCGGTCGCACCGGCCCCGATCGCCCCGCCCCCGATCGCACCGACGCCGATGATGCCGGCCGCGGTCGCCGGTCCCCCGGTCTCCGCGCCCCCCGCACGGCCAGGCCCGCTGCCCAGCCGGATCGACGGCCCGACCAACCGTCCGGTGTCCGCGCCGCCTCCTCCGCCGCCGGGCATCACCCCCATCGCCCCCGCCCAGCGGGGCACGGTGCCGCCCGCCGAGGCGGGGGAGCCGTTCCGCCCCACCCTGACCACCGCGGCGATCCAGAACGCCCGCGCCGAGCGCCAGCGCACCGTGATCCCGCCCCGCCCTAAGACCAACGGCGAGTCGGCCACGCCCACGGGCGGCTTCAGCGCCACCGACCTCAACGTGCCCGTGCCCACGCCGCGCCCCGGCCAGGCGTCCGCTTCCCCGGCCGCCCGGGCGGAGTCCGCGCCCCCCGGCTCCCGGGCGAACTGGCCGCTGGTCAACAACCCGGAGGACCCGGCCGACAGTTCCGCGAAGAACCCGGTCGTCGGCTCCTACGGCGACCGTGGCGGGCGCGGCGTCGACGCCCCGACCGATCCGGGGGCGGAGCGCCGGGTCACCCCGCCCTGGCTGGCCGACGACCTGCCCCAGGAGCCCCCGGTGCTGCGGCTGGTCGAGCCGCCGCCGCTGGCCGACCGCGCGCTGCTGGCCGGGACGGGCCCCACTGCCGAACCGCAGCCCGAGACGCCCCCGCTGCGGCTGGTCGACCGCGAGGAGGCCGCACGCAGCGGCCGGCCGGCCCCCCGTGACGAGCGGCCTGGAGCCGAGTACCGGCCCGCACCGCCGATGGAACGCCGCCCCCCGCCCGTGTCCGATGAGGGCGACGGCGACCTGCTGATCTTCGCCCAGGCCAAGTCCGCGTGGTTCGTAGGACACGACGACGAGTCCGACATGGACTGGTCCACCACGGCGGACACCGGCTGGCAGGCGGCCGAGCAGGCCGCCCGCCCGGCAGTCGGCGCCGAGACCCCGGCCGGGCTGCCCAAGCGGGTCCCCCAGGCCAACCTCGTCCCCGGCTCCCCGCTGCGGGACGAGCGACCACTGCGGATCGTCCGCGACGCGGCGAGCCTCGCCGAGAACACCACCGGCTACTTCCGCGGCTGGCGCCGGGGGCAGGAGATCGGTGGGTTCGCGGTCGGCGGCCGGCCCGGCCGTGAGGCCGCCGGCGGCTGGGACTTCACCCGCGACACGGGTGACCGCGACGACGACCGGGAATACGAGTACCGCTCCGCCGGCTACCGCTCCTGA
- a CDS encoding sensor histidine kinase, producing the protein MSKRPKAEGSFLSRLRRPTGRLRDMPIWSKLGLIMIVPTIATVVVGTSGLVDHLETLNNANRAGDLANLVGYSGDLVDTLQNERTNALRLLGVPRNQDNARYKQAYEQANAGVDKAKGLYSQQRAEVEDLPANFDTLLGEIDQTLIDLPGTRSQVFNGKLGLVPAMQAYDGLIDDLISIRDSATQLAGDNELSDKMRASTATARNKEFLSRRRDVVHRAFIQQRLTPNLRNEYIATSTGSSQWLQSFQVVASQPEQEYYAQAVAGPDLREANTYNSWLNGITTADSLTGAPFDADQWDAAMVANAKLIRTVETKIDRDVVALAEDLRSDVQRQVFLETGLLLSMLLLAILFAYLVARSMARSLRDLRQGALSIAQYGLPQAVARLRDPQVTGQLSPVQLANQIAEPLPVRSKDEFGQVTEAFNAVHLEAVRTAAEQAALRASVATMFVNLARRSQILVDRLIGHLDRLERGEEDPDRLAELFQLDHLATRMRRNDENLLVLAGADSTRVQREPAALIDVLRAGQSEVEHYTRIEFGVIDRDIEVSAHAVNDLVHLVAELFDNATAFSSPDSHVMVEARRVGDRASLYVEDQGIGISPEQLHDLNERLATPPQVDVAVSRMMGLVVVARLASRHGVKVELRPGTDRGTVAEVVMPTSVLVPRALSGRPLPSPGPQSPGPAPAFGALPAFGNSPASPLPALGNSPASPLPTQRPGESGNQVTLGGRPFDPAPRNGAGTPASAGTTRSMPAWSDLTGASGFNGGEAFRPRTSNGQPIDPLPQRRSADDQDATGQQQAIPRQLPSSPEARPYSAPPVSAPPVPYAGPPVSTPPAPYSAPPVSSPPVSGMPVSASPVSGHPYSGPVSAVPYSGPPVSAPPAGPLPQRQAPGLPGPSTPAPPAWPPVVGADRDAATPPVPERLAAALDMTTELPRVSRSGAPAPAAQAPEQAAPPAPAAPQARPTTPPAQSRQRYADETMELPIFRELESAWFRTRRPGTEEETPTAAAKTPTSGAPTQQFARVDAGGRAVQPTSPGTTGNAPMADTPAAGGAPRENGPTANEGGRSGVAGSFGHRRPSQQQTGGWQTSADDGWRAASAATEVPVVATTTTGLPKRTPMAQLVPGAVEKPAASVQRRTPEGVRGLLSAYHRGVQRGRTNPSDSNPTNPEAAPGGQQSSQSGSGPMAGSGQKEQER; encoded by the coding sequence GTGAGTAAACGGCCGAAGGCGGAGGGCTCCTTCCTGTCGCGTCTGCGCCGGCCCACCGGTCGGCTCCGCGACATGCCGATCTGGTCCAAGCTCGGTCTCATCATGATCGTGCCGACCATCGCCACGGTGGTCGTGGGCACCAGCGGCCTCGTCGACCACCTGGAGACCCTGAACAACGCCAACCGGGCCGGCGACCTGGCCAACCTCGTCGGCTACTCGGGTGACCTGGTCGACACCCTCCAGAACGAGCGGACCAACGCGCTGCGCCTGCTGGGCGTGCCGCGCAACCAGGACAACGCCCGTTACAAGCAGGCGTACGAGCAGGCCAACGCCGGCGTCGACAAGGCCAAGGGGCTGTACTCCCAGCAGCGGGCCGAGGTCGAGGACCTCCCGGCCAACTTCGACACCCTGCTGGGCGAGATCGACCAGACGCTGATCGACCTGCCCGGCACCCGGAGCCAGGTCTTCAACGGCAAGCTCGGGCTCGTCCCGGCGATGCAGGCGTACGACGGACTGATCGACGACCTGATCAGCATCCGCGACTCGGCCACCCAGCTCGCCGGTGACAACGAGCTGAGCGACAAGATGCGCGCGTCGACCGCCACCGCCCGGAACAAGGAGTTCCTGTCCCGCCGCCGGGACGTGGTGCACCGGGCGTTCATCCAGCAGCGGCTCACCCCGAACCTGCGTAACGAGTACATCGCCACCAGCACCGGCTCCAGCCAGTGGCTGCAGAGCTTCCAGGTGGTGGCCAGCCAGCCCGAGCAGGAGTACTACGCCCAGGCGGTCGCCGGCCCCGACCTGCGCGAGGCGAACACGTACAACAGTTGGCTCAACGGCATCACCACCGCCGACAGCCTCACCGGCGCACCGTTCGACGCCGACCAGTGGGACGCGGCCATGGTGGCCAACGCCAAGCTGATCCGCACGGTCGAGACGAAGATCGACCGTGACGTGGTCGCGCTCGCCGAGGACCTGCGCTCGGACGTGCAGCGCCAGGTGTTCCTGGAGACCGGCCTGCTGCTCAGCATGCTGCTCCTGGCGATCCTCTTCGCCTACCTGGTCGCCCGCTCGATGGCCCGATCCCTGCGCGACCTGCGCCAGGGCGCCCTCTCCATCGCGCAGTACGGCCTGCCCCAGGCGGTGGCCCGGCTGCGCGACCCCCAGGTCACCGGGCAGCTCTCCCCGGTGCAGCTCGCCAACCAGATCGCCGAACCGCTGCCGGTGCGCAGCAAGGACGAGTTCGGCCAGGTGACCGAGGCGTTCAACGCGGTCCACCTGGAGGCCGTCCGCACCGCCGCCGAGCAGGCCGCCCTGCGCGCGTCCGTCGCGACGATGTTCGTCAACCTGGCCCGCCGGTCGCAGATCCTGGTCGACCGCCTGATCGGCCACCTCGACCGGCTGGAGCGCGGCGAGGAGGACCCGGACCGGCTGGCCGAGCTGTTCCAGCTCGACCACCTGGCGACCCGGATGCGCCGCAACGACGAGAACCTCCTGGTGCTCGCGGGCGCCGACTCCACCCGCGTGCAGCGGGAGCCGGCCGCGCTGATCGACGTGCTCCGGGCGGGCCAGTCCGAGGTCGAGCACTACACCCGGATCGAGTTCGGGGTCATCGACCGCGACATCGAGGTCTCGGCGCACGCGGTCAACGACCTGGTCCACCTGGTCGCCGAGCTGTTCGACAACGCCACCGCCTTCTCGTCGCCGGACTCGCACGTCATGGTGGAGGCCCGGCGCGTCGGCGACCGCGCGTCGCTCTACGTGGAGGACCAGGGCATCGGGATCAGCCCCGAACAGCTCCACGACCTCAACGAGCGGCTGGCCACACCGCCGCAGGTGGACGTGGCCGTCTCGCGGATGATGGGCCTGGTCGTGGTCGCCCGCCTGGCGTCCCGGCACGGCGTCAAGGTCGAGCTGCGTCCCGGCACCGACCGGGGGACCGTCGCCGAGGTGGTCATGCCGACCTCGGTGCTCGTGCCCCGGGCGCTCTCCGGCCGTCCGCTGCCGTCGCCCGGCCCTCAGTCGCCCGGCCCGGCCCCGGCCTTCGGCGCGCTGCCGGCGTTCGGCAACAGCCCGGCCAGTCCGCTGCCGGCGCTCGGCAACAGCCCGGCCAGTCCGTTGCCCACCCAGCGCCCCGGCGAGTCCGGCAACCAGGTCACCCTGGGCGGCCGGCCGTTCGACCCGGCGCCGCGCAACGGGGCCGGCACGCCGGCCTCGGCCGGCACCACGCGGTCCATGCCGGCCTGGTCCGACCTGACCGGCGCCAGCGGGTTCAACGGCGGCGAGGCCTTCCGGCCCCGCACGTCGAACGGCCAGCCGATCGACCCGCTGCCGCAGCGGCGGTCCGCCGACGACCAGGACGCCACGGGCCAGCAGCAGGCCATCCCGCGGCAGCTGCCCAGCAGCCCCGAGGCCCGGCCGTACTCCGCCCCGCCGGTCTCCGCGCCGCCCGTGCCCTACGCGGGCCCGCCGGTGTCCACCCCGCCGGCGCCCTACTCCGCGCCGCCGGTGTCCAGCCCGCCGGTCTCCGGCATGCCGGTCTCCGCGTCTCCGGTCTCCGGCCATCCGTACTCCGGCCCGGTCTCGGCCGTGCCGTACTCCGGCCCGCCGGTCTCGGCGCCGCCGGCCGGCCCGCTGCCCCAACGTCAGGCCCCCGGCCTGCCGGGTCCGAGCACGCCGGCGCCGCCGGCCTGGCCGCCGGTCGTCGGTGCGGACCGCGACGCGGCGACCCCGCCGGTACCGGAGCGTCTGGCCGCCGCGCTGGACATGACCACCGAACTGCCGCGAGTGTCGCGGTCCGGTGCGCCGGCCCCGGCTGCCCAGGCTCCCGAGCAGGCAGCTCCGCCGGCGCCGGCCGCCCCGCAGGCGCGGCCGACCACGCCGCCAGCCCAGAGCCGGCAGCGGTACGCGGACGAGACGATGGAGCTGCCGATCTTCCGGGAGCTCGAGTCGGCCTGGTTCCGTACCCGCCGCCCGGGGACGGAGGAGGAGACGCCGACGGCCGCCGCGAAGACGCCGACCAGCGGTGCGCCGACCCAGCAGTTCGCCCGGGTCGACGCCGGCGGTCGGGCCGTGCAGCCGACATCACCCGGGACGACAGGTAACGCACCGATGGCAGACACCCCGGCGGCCGGAGGGGCGCCGCGCGAGAACGGACCGACGGCCAACGAGGGCGGTCGCTCCGGCGTCGCCGGCAGCTTCGGTCACCGCCGCCCCTCTCAGCAGCAGACCGGCGGTTGGCAGACCTCGGCCGACGACGGGTGGCGTGCCGCTTCGGCGGCGACCGAGGTGCCCGTCGTGGCGACCACCACGACGGGGCTGCCCAAGCGCACCCCGATGGCGCAGTTGGTGCCCGGTGCGGTGGAGAAGCCGGCCGCATCGGTGCAGCGGCGTACGCCGGAGGGTGTCCGGGGCCTGCTTTCGGCCTACCATCGGGGCGTGCAACGGGGTCGTACGAACCCGTCGGACAGCAACCCGACCAACCCGGAGGCGGCTCCGGGAGGGCAGCAATCCTCGCAGTCTGGCTCAGGCCCGATGGCCGGGAGCGGGCAGAAGGAGCAAGAACGATGA
- a CDS encoding DUF742 domain-containing protein: MADRDEPTGALVRPYAVTRGRTRPRLDIALEALVETTVRGRAAATGNGGQGREHQYIAALCDGRVQSLAEIAARMQLPLGVARVLIADMATDGLVAVHEPTILDDSDDAVGTELLERVLSGLRRL, from the coding sequence ATGGCCGATCGTGACGAACCGACCGGAGCGTTGGTCCGTCCATACGCCGTGACCCGTGGTCGTACCCGCCCCCGCCTCGACATCGCGCTGGAGGCGCTCGTCGAGACGACGGTGCGCGGCCGCGCCGCTGCCACTGGCAACGGCGGCCAGGGCCGCGAGCACCAGTACATCGCCGCGCTGTGTGACGGACGTGTGCAGTCGCTCGCCGAGATCGCGGCGCGGATGCAGCTCCCGCTCGGTGTGGCCCGGGTGCTCATCGCCGACATGGCGACGGATGGCCTGGTCGCGGTCCACGAGCCGACTATTCTGGACGACTCGGACGACGCGGTGGGCACTGAACTGCTGGAGAGGGTGCTGAGTGGACTTCGCAGGCTCTGA
- a CDS encoding adenosine deaminase gives MVATIRYEDIVKVPKALLHDHLDGGLRPATIVELAAEVGHELPTTDPEALGRWFVEAANSGSLERYLETFAHTVAVMQTASSLRRVARECAQDLAADGVVYAEVRFAPEQHLERDLTLDEVVEAVLAGFVEGSASAAEAGRQIRVGTLLTAMRHAARSQEIAELAVRHRDAGVVGFDIAGAEAGFPPTRHLDAFEYLQRENFHFTIHAGEAFGLPSIWQAIQWCGADRLGHGVRIVDDITPGPEPVLGRLAAYVRDKRIPLELCPSSNVQTGAAASIADHPIGLLRDLRFRVTVNTDNRLMSGTSMSREMALLVDAFGYGWKELQWFTINAMKSAFIPFDERLEIIDEVIKPAYGKLLG, from the coding sequence ATGGTCGCGACAATCCGTTACGAGGACATCGTCAAGGTCCCGAAGGCGCTGCTGCACGATCACCTCGACGGCGGCCTGCGGCCGGCGACGATCGTCGAACTGGCCGCCGAGGTGGGCCACGAACTGCCCACCACCGACCCCGAGGCGCTGGGACGGTGGTTCGTCGAGGCGGCCAACTCCGGCTCCCTGGAGCGCTACCTGGAGACGTTCGCGCACACCGTCGCCGTCATGCAGACCGCGTCGTCGCTGCGGCGGGTCGCCCGGGAGTGCGCCCAGGACCTGGCCGCCGACGGGGTGGTCTACGCCGAGGTGCGGTTCGCCCCCGAGCAGCACCTGGAGCGGGACCTGACCCTGGACGAGGTGGTCGAGGCGGTGCTGGCCGGCTTCGTCGAGGGCAGCGCGTCGGCCGCCGAGGCGGGACGGCAGATCCGGGTCGGCACCCTGCTCACCGCGATGCGGCACGCCGCCCGGTCGCAGGAGATCGCCGAGCTGGCCGTCCGGCACCGGGACGCCGGGGTGGTCGGTTTCGACATTGCCGGTGCCGAGGCGGGTTTCCCGCCCACCCGGCACCTGGACGCCTTCGAGTACCTCCAGCGCGAGAACTTCCACTTCACCATCCACGCCGGCGAGGCGTTCGGCCTGCCGTCGATCTGGCAGGCGATCCAGTGGTGCGGGGCGGACCGGCTCGGCCACGGGGTGCGGATCGTGGACGACATCACCCCCGGTCCGGAGCCGGTGCTCGGCCGGCTGGCCGCGTACGTGCGGGACAAGCGGATCCCGCTGGAGCTCTGCCCGTCCTCGAACGTGCAGACCGGCGCCGCCGCCTCGATCGCCGACCACCCGATCGGGCTGCTGCGGGACCTGCGGTTCCGGGTGACGGTGAACACCGACAACCGGCTGATGAGCGGCACGTCGATGTCGCGGGAGATGGCCCTGCTGGTGGACGCCTTCGGCTACGGCTGGAAGGAGCTCCAGTGGTTCACCATCAACGCCATGAAGAGCGCCTTCATCCCGTTCGACGAGCGGCTGGAGATCATCGACGAGGTGATCAAGCCCGCGTACGGCAAGCTGCTGGGCTGA
- a CDS encoding roadblock/LC7 domain-containing protein — protein sequence MTTTQDLGWLLANFADRVPGVAHAVAVSADGLLLASSRDLPRDRADQLAAIASGLVSLTQGAARCFEGGAVLQTVVEMDNGFLFLMSISDGSSFAVLAARSSDVGQVGYEMALLVDRVGDALTPQPRAAAGMLG from the coding sequence ATGACAACTACGCAGGATCTCGGTTGGCTACTGGCCAACTTCGCCGACCGGGTACCCGGTGTCGCGCACGCGGTCGCCGTCTCCGCGGACGGACTGCTCCTGGCGTCGTCACGGGACCTTCCGCGTGACCGGGCCGATCAGTTGGCCGCGATCGCGTCCGGCCTGGTCAGCCTCACCCAGGGGGCGGCCCGCTGCTTCGAGGGAGGCGCGGTGCTGCAGACAGTGGTGGAAATGGACAATGGCTTCCTGTTCCTGATGTCCATCTCGGACGGATCGTCGTTCGCGGTGCTCGCCGCCCGCAGCAGCGACGTGGGACAGGTGGGCTACGAGATGGCCCTGCTCGTCGACCGGGTGGGCGACGCGTTGACCCCGCAGCCACGTGCGGCTGCGGGAATGCTGGGCTGA